The proteins below come from a single Acaryochloris sp. CCMEE 5410 genomic window:
- the trpS gene encoding tryptophan--tRNA ligase: MGKQRVLSGVQPTGTLHLGNYLGAIRNWVEGQSNYENYFFIADLHAITVPHDPQQLADNTYSLAALYLACGLDPEHTTIFVQSHISAHAELAWLFNCITPLNWLERMIQFKEKALKQGENVSIGLLDYPVLQAADILLYQADLVPVGEDQKQHLELTRDIAARLNFQYGTEENPILKVPEPLIRPEGARIMSLTDGTNKMSKSDPSEQSRITLLDTPDQIRNKIKRCKTDPVRGLSFDDPDRPECQNLLTLYQLMSGQAKTAVAEECAEMGWGQFKPLLTEVMIEGLRPIQDRYTALMTNKQDLEGVLQQGKDQASEIANKTLTKVKDALGYSRPL; encoded by the coding sequence ATGGGTAAGCAACGTGTTCTTTCAGGTGTCCAACCCACTGGCACCCTTCACTTAGGTAATTACTTGGGAGCCATTCGGAATTGGGTCGAAGGACAGAGCAACTATGAAAACTATTTTTTTATTGCGGATCTCCATGCCATCACTGTTCCCCATGATCCTCAACAACTAGCCGATAATACCTATTCCCTTGCTGCCCTGTATTTGGCCTGCGGCTTAGATCCTGAACACACTACAATTTTTGTTCAGTCTCATATCTCTGCCCATGCAGAACTGGCCTGGCTATTTAACTGTATTACACCGCTGAATTGGCTCGAGCGCATGATCCAGTTCAAAGAGAAGGCCCTTAAGCAAGGAGAGAACGTCAGCATTGGCTTACTCGACTATCCCGTTTTGCAAGCCGCCGACATCCTGCTGTATCAAGCGGATCTAGTGCCCGTGGGGGAAGACCAAAAGCAGCATCTAGAACTCACCAGAGATATTGCAGCCCGTCTGAACTTTCAGTATGGAACCGAAGAGAATCCTATTCTCAAGGTGCCAGAGCCTCTTATTCGCCCGGAGGGAGCCCGGATCATGAGCCTGACAGACGGCACCAATAAAATGTCCAAGTCAGATCCCTCGGAACAAAGTCGAATTACCTTGCTAGACACTCCCGATCAAATTCGCAATAAAATTAAGCGATGCAAAACTGATCCCGTCCGAGGACTAAGTTTTGATGATCCAGACCGCCCAGAATGCCAAAATCTGCTCACCTTATATCAGTTAATGTCAGGGCAAGCTAAAACGGCAGTCGCAGAGGAATGTGCAGAGATGGGCTGGGGACAGTTCAAGCCCCTGCTGACTGAGGTAATGATTGAGGGCCTGCGCCCCATCCAAGACCGCTATACAGCGTTAATGACGAATAAACAAGATTTGGAGGGGGTTCTCCAACAGGGCAAAGACCAAGCCAGTGAGATTGCCAACAAGACCTTAACGAAGGTCAAGGATGCCTTGGGTTATTCTCGGCCCCTCTAA
- a CDS encoding DICT sensory domain-containing protein, which translates to MSNLDSLLQTLLTDLPDLHPQMYFKSSLNALCRAIEDVVLAGNEAPLVIASFQQERFYRQETRRYQRIAQKTDHVYVLAAPEPESSFAIASDQYETIPLDLEDSLANEKHLIIVGQDYTACLACQEQKKVLTSVEQSQRYEGIWTFERDVCLHAANLLLDRIAQYRPELASKVKKAKKQYCLTSAASIPPLPVLQSRVFGQRLVTYLQASQYKLLKAYRALSAKERKERFANAMTAAIRQSLDPKEVLAVAVNELGKVFEHCRCILYCCDRTDEAVEIEYEFVAPGLPSLQGTPWPISTNPLLSVALAQERAIAIADVFEVQHLRQDKKFAAKLEQWQIHSWLIAPIRHQGELLGVLELHHGGPLIYQWHENDIALVEAIAAQAGVALTQAQAYSDSESLNRNLAALEQTRSNLIAIVGHELRTPLSTIQVCLESLDSEPDISPVFRQALLSTALEDLGRLRDLIQDILILSRLEGGQIYNQIESIEFQETLELALSSMRSSNNSKDLPTISVEVDPHLPTIQVDAEGLEEVLNRILDNACKFTGVDGEVTIQAHISPDDDCLEVIVADTGRGIEPSRLESIFDSFYQEEDFLRRSKGGTGLGLAICRQVIQGMKGRIWAESAGRDQGSAFHFTLPLEAPSDSQDLMPVTQTSHP; encoded by the coding sequence GTGAGTAATTTAGACTCTTTGTTGCAGACTCTGTTAACGGACTTACCAGATCTGCATCCACAGATGTATTTTAAGTCGTCTCTCAATGCTCTCTGTCGGGCCATTGAAGATGTTGTGTTGGCGGGAAATGAAGCCCCCCTCGTCATCGCTAGTTTTCAACAGGAGCGCTTTTATCGCCAAGAAACCCGTCGATACCAGCGTATTGCTCAAAAGACAGATCATGTCTATGTCCTGGCGGCCCCCGAGCCGGAATCCAGTTTTGCGATCGCATCGGATCAATACGAAACCATTCCCCTCGATCTTGAGGATAGTTTGGCCAACGAAAAACATTTGATTATTGTTGGTCAAGACTACACGGCCTGCTTGGCCTGCCAAGAACAGAAAAAAGTACTCACTTCCGTAGAACAGTCTCAACGATATGAAGGCATTTGGACCTTTGAGCGAGACGTATGCCTGCATGCCGCCAACCTTTTATTGGATCGGATTGCCCAATATCGTCCTGAGCTAGCGTCCAAAGTCAAAAAGGCCAAGAAGCAATACTGTTTAACCTCGGCCGCTTCCATTCCGCCTTTGCCTGTCTTGCAGTCGCGGGTGTTTGGCCAACGACTGGTGACCTATTTACAGGCGAGTCAATATAAATTACTCAAAGCCTATCGAGCCCTATCAGCCAAAGAACGAAAAGAGCGGTTTGCTAATGCCATGACGGCTGCGATCCGCCAATCCCTTGACCCGAAAGAAGTGTTGGCGGTTGCCGTCAATGAGTTAGGTAAAGTATTCGAGCATTGTCGGTGTATTCTCTACTGTTGCGATCGCACCGATGAAGCCGTTGAAATCGAGTATGAATTTGTGGCCCCAGGCTTGCCCTCCTTACAAGGAACCCCCTGGCCCATTAGCACCAATCCTCTCTTATCTGTTGCTCTAGCCCAAGAACGGGCCATTGCCATTGCCGATGTCTTTGAGGTTCAACACCTGCGCCAGGATAAAAAATTTGCAGCCAAGTTAGAACAATGGCAAATTCATTCCTGGTTGATTGCCCCCATTCGACATCAGGGAGAATTGTTGGGGGTCTTAGAGTTGCACCATGGTGGACCCCTGATTTATCAGTGGCATGAAAATGATATTGCCCTAGTCGAAGCCATTGCTGCCCAAGCCGGGGTTGCCCTCACCCAAGCTCAAGCCTATTCAGATTCTGAATCCCTCAACCGCAACTTGGCTGCTCTCGAACAAACCCGGAGTAATTTGATTGCCATTGTCGGCCATGAACTGCGGACTCCCCTGTCTACTATCCAGGTTTGTTTAGAAAGTTTGGATAGTGAACCGGATATTTCGCCAGTCTTTCGTCAAGCCCTCCTGAGCACGGCCCTAGAAGACTTAGGTCGTTTGCGGGATTTGATTCAAGATATTCTGATTCTCTCTCGGTTAGAGGGGGGACAAATCTATAACCAAATCGAGTCCATTGAATTTCAAGAAACCCTAGAGCTGGCCTTGAGTTCCATGCGATCGAGCAACAACAGTAAAGATCTACCCACCATCAGCGTGGAGGTTGATCCGCATCTACCCACCATTCAGGTCGATGCGGAAGGCCTAGAAGAAGTGCTTAATCGGATTCTGGACAATGCTTGTAAGTTCACAGGGGTGGATGGGGAAGTGACCATTCAAGCCCATATTTCCCCAGACGATGACTGTTTGGAAGTCATTGTCGCCGATACCGGGAGAGGCATTGAGCCGAGCCGATTGGAATCTATCTTTGATTCTTTCTATCAAGAAGAAGACTTTCTGCGGCGTAGTAAAGGTGGTACGGGCTTGGGATTAGCCATTTGCCGACAAGTGATTCAAGGGATGAAGGGCAGAATCTGGGCGGAATCTGCCGGACGCGATCAAGGCAGTGCCTTTCATTTCACGCTGCCCTTAGAAGCGCCTAGTGACTCCCAAGATCTAATGCCGGTTACCCAAACCAGTCACCCTTAG